The region GCTATTCtatctcattgtcatgcattgagcgagtgagcaccatgatgggaTTTGACTGGGATTTTGGTAAAACgctaatttgctctcaatgaaagcaccaaagtgttgacgcggttcttcgccaacaatgtattaagaaataataagggaagattagtgcttaatggtaaaccgtagaGAAAATAacatgaattcactcaagaacccaaaaattttatgtggttcagtggttagaACCAATCTAGTCCATGACTCactattattactatttctctcactattttggcagagtttcggtattatagAATAATCCCCCCTTTTCTTGTCCAACATTTcgagtatttataggggaattccatggacagttttgggtaaccgcatgagtcaatcacgcatttacataatgtctatcttcaatacaaataattcccatttatatgggGATAAGATTTGATACTAGAATAAATATGTTCCTGCTATCTCgaataataaatatgacaacctggtcataaataaacgtataaacatatcccgagtctctggggatcctaGAATATGCATCATAGTTGAATCGCCacaagctggatatctcctccaaactCGTTCTTCAACAATTATCTGATTTTGAGCTCTTGCTTAACAGCCATTGTGTTCTTAGTTTGTGATAAActtaggacgcctaacaccatgtCTGATATTTATGAATCTTGAGTTGTCCACATGAATAATaagcagatattctacttggttattttaccatgtatttatttgccagctgtacccgagttgaatgaatgaactcgtgctaaaaataGGGTACAACATGGGGCCcataagatatatatatacaatagtTGAATACTTATGATGGTGCAGTGTATACTTGTGAGCAGCGCATACAAAAGGAGGAAATAATAGacaaacaaccaatcatttttacggaagaggACACAAGTCATGTctaattcccacataatgacctgCTTGTGATAACCGCTCAACTAGCCAATAGAAGAGTCTGGAGAATTTTGATAGGTAATTGGAGCTCTGTAAACGTGTTATTCAGGTATACTAAGGAAAATATGGGACTCTTGGGCACAGACCTAAAAGCTTCTTCCACGATGCTCTACGGATTTTCAAGTGAAGAGCTGGCAGCAATAGTGATGATCGAGTTTGTGATAAAAATTTGGGATGAAGGTTGAAACATGACAAATATGTTTGAATTTATCATCATAGAATTCCCAACTACCTACAATGCCATCTTAGGTCGACCTGCTCTAATCACCTTCAAGGCGATCACATTTGTTCACCATCTGGCCATGAAATGTCGCACGCCTAAGGGAATATACACGGTCAGGCGAGATCAACTTGCTTACAGAGAATTCTATAGCATCTCAATGAAGGGAAGAATGCAACCCTTGCAGCAGGCAATGGTGATTTCTGAGGAAGCAGAAAAGCCTCAAGTAATGGAGATCTAGGTCGCTGACTAGAAAATTGATCCGAAAATAGGCGAGGATAATTTGGGGCTTCAAGATCTCGAGGAACTAGAAGAAGTAGTCCTTGATCAAGAATCCACTTCGAAGGTTGTGAATATTGGAAGATATCTTAGCGTAGAACATAAGAAAAAAATGCTCGAATTTTCTGGCAAAACCTTGACATTTTTGCGTGGTCACATTTTGACAAGGATGGTATCAGTCCTAAAGTAATAATGCATACATTGAATCTGAATATGGACATACTAGCcaagcaacaaaagagaaggctactTGGAAAGGGAAGAGAAGAAGCCCTTGAGGATGAAGTATCTCGCTTCTTGAATGAGGATATTTTGTAATGAATATAAAATATCCTAACATAATTACATAAATTTTAGTAAGAAATAAATCAGCATATAATTAGCTAAATATAGAAACTAAATATTTCACACTACTTGGTTTCCCATTCTAAAAGGGATaccgtataataataataaaaaattatttcctACACCCTCCCTCAAGCTAGTGCATAGAGATTCCACATGCCAAGCTTGCAAACTAACTCATTAAAATTTTCTTTAGATAAACTCTTAGTCAATATATCTTCATGTTGTTGCTTGCAGGGAATGTAAAAAACACATAATTCCCTtccatcaattttttctttaatgaagTGTTTGTCCACTTCTACATGCATGGTTTTGTCGTGATGAATTGGATTATGTGCTATGGTTATTACTGATTTGTTGTCACTATAAAGCTTCAGAGGATCAGTTATTTGGAGTTTTAACTATTCAAGTATGCGCTTGATCTAAATCAGTTCACATACTCACTGAGCGAGAGCTCTAAGTTCTGCTTCGACACTATTTCGAGCTACTGCTGGTTGCTTCTTACTTCTCCAAGTCACTAGGTTCCCCCAAACCTTAGTACAATACCCAGTAGTTGACCTTCTATCCTCAATTGAGCCTACCCATTCCGCATTTGTGAAGGTCTCaacacctctttcttcattcttcttgaacAATAATCTAGTCCCTGGTGTTTTCTTCAAATAGTGCAGGATTCTGTACATAGCTTCCAAGTGTTGTTCTAAAAGATTATGCATATATTGACTGACTAAGCTCACAAAAAACACAATGTCAAGTCTTGTTTGAGATAAATACATCATTTTTCCTACTAAACGTTGATACATCCCTTTGTCAATTATGTTTTCTTTTGTCACCTTTTTGTACTTGCCTTTCGACTCAATCAGTGTCGCCACTAGTTTACAACCACTCATTTCTGTTTCATTGA is a window of Humulus lupulus chromosome 4, drHumLupu1.1, whole genome shotgun sequence DNA encoding:
- the LOC133832362 gene encoding uncharacterized mitochondrial protein AtMg00810-like, with protein sequence MSGCKLVATLIESKGKYKKVTKENIIDKGMYQRLVGKMMYLSQTRLDIVFFVSLVSQYMHNLLEQHLEAMYRILHYLKKTPGTRLLFKKNEERGVETFTNAEWVGSIEDRRSTTGYCTKVWGNLVTWRSKKQPAVARNSVEAELRALAQ